The genomic stretch GGTCAAACAGTTCTCTACACATGTCCATATTGTTCGAAGGTTTTTCCTCGAAGTTACAGTTTGAAACGTCATTTGTTAATACATCCTGGAGCCAAGGCCCCCCGTTACGAGTGTCAAATTtgcagtgaaaattttctgcaccCTTACAACCGGAGTCGgcatataaaaatattccacaGTGGAAATtctaatgaaaaagaaaataagaaacaaaatatgTCTGAATGGAAATGCCTCAATtgtaatttgatatttgcAAAGGCTGTTCTGCTTGACTTACATACACTAATTCACAATCCCAATAATGTCAAAAATGAACGCCATCCTACCAGCTGCCCGCAGTGTGGCTCTGAATTCGAGAAACAAAATGAGTTAATCAAACATGTCGCTGAACATGGCAGACAACAAGCACAAAATACCACAAAGCAAACTCCTTTGGCAGCTTATAAATGCTCCATGTGTTACAAGCGTTTTGCAACCAAAGTGCGCTTACAGCAGCACTCCCTTGTTCACGGTGCTGATGACAAAAAGCCACTGCCGTGTAACGTTTGTCTGAAACGGTTTATGAACAACTCTGCACTGTCGTGTCATCTGAAAACACATAGAGGTGAGGAACTTGAAAgataacatgaaaaaaataatgaccTAATCGCTTTCTGGTACTTACATTGCGAATTTACTTTTCAGaagataaacaaatttttgaatgtcCAATGTGCAGACAATCGTTCGACCAAGTCTTGATGTTGAAAGATCATATTGAAACTCACCGCACCGAAGACGGAATCTTTAACTGCCCTCATTGTCCAAAATCATTCACTAAGTATTCCGTGATTCGAAAACATATCAGAGCCCATCACTGCGAAAGAAAGCACAAATGTCAATTTTGCGCAAAACGTTTCCCCACTCTAGACAAATTGAGAATGCATTTGCTACGTCATTCCGATCATAGGTATGTGCAATGTTCTTGTCCTACATTGAGAGGTGAGGTTTATAGATGCTGTATGTGATTTTTAAAATCGTAAACTATATCGTATTTATATACCACTTGATAATGGAATTACAGAGAATTTCATTGTGCCAATTGTGATAAAcaattcaaaagaaaagataaattGAAAGAGCACATGACAAGAATGCATAATGCAGAGCGAGAGAGTCAGCAGCAGATGGCTCAAGGACaacaagcaaaaaaatttgttcccAAGGTATCACAGATTAATTTGACAACATATTCCGAatgttttgtgcattttaATTAGGTGATTTCTGAAGAAACGAAGAAGccaaattatattttatcgcaGGTCAATCCAACTGATTATAATCGTTTTGTCTACAAATGCCACCAATGCTTGGTGGGTTTCAAAAGACGGGGTATGCTTGTAAATCATTTGGCTAAAAGACATCCGGATGTCCCTCCAGAATCTGTTCCCGAATTAAACTTACCGATTTTAAGACAAACTAGGGACTATTATTGCCAATACTGTGAGAAGGTATGATTAAATACTCTTATTAAAGTTGTTTCGAGCCACCTATTTAAAATCATTTGCTCAACTATGTTATCTGCCATCATCAGGTGTACAAAAGCAGCAGCAAGCGAAAGGCTCACATTGTAAAAAATCATCCTGGTGCAGCCTTACCGCCAAGTAATCGTCGTAAAGAATCGGATGCACCTGGAGTCCCAAATCCAACGTTCAGTCAAACTGTTGGCAGCATTACTACAACTCCGCAAGGGTGTCAGTGGTGTCATAAGCAGTACGCGAGTAAGGTAATTACGTTACTTTGTTCAGTACTTTCCGGAAAGACAGCAAAATTGTTGGCATTGGTATTGTAAAAGAGACTTTGATGGTTTATAAGATTTCTTCACATGTTGACAGGCTAAGCTTCTACAGCATCAACGCAAGAAGCACCCTACCCTGATGGAGCCTGCGTTTCAAGTACCTCGTCCTCGCAACCGTCACACTCAAAGCCAGAATCTTGACTCTACTATAACTGACAATAATTTTCTGATGTCCGATTACATACAAGCGTACGATATAGACACAGATTTCCTGAAACCAAAAGTAATTAAGTTAGTAGAGGGTGTTGATCTGATTGGAAATGGTCTAGACATGGTAGGTCAGCAGTTTTTACGTATGCGCGATATACGTTGAAAATGATGAGTCAATTTAATTTGGGATCCTAAATGAATAATGAGATATGAATCTCGTGAACGTTGTGCACAGGCAAAAGTTGAATTGTACTTTATGCTGTTGTTGCCAAAAACCAAGGGTGTCGTCGCTGCGAATACCAGTGACGATATTTGACCTGAACTTTAAGAAACAGATTGTTGGCGCGAATACGAAATGTTAGCGCTCACCCTGTGAAAGGGTGGTTTCTTGTTGGATCATTTCTAATGATCAGAATTTCTTCGAGAAGGTTGTCAGAACGGAATCAATAACAGGCAGAACTTTTCTCCGAACAGACTGACGTTCTGTGAAGCATTATTATatggtatacatgtatgtgtatagcGAATTTGTTCTTTTGAACTTTATCGCCAGAAGGGGcttcaaaattgaaatgaaatgacaATGGATCAGTTATTGAgtgagatatatatatatatagagagagcgagagagagaaagcatgagtgtaagaaagaaaaagaaattgagacAAAGAGTTAAGCcgaattattaataaatttcaagtgCAACTATAATAATGATTTCACACGCACGCCAAAGATTATCGAGTGACAGTCATTGATTGTTGAAAATGCGGCAGTTGTATAATCAAATTGTTACACAGTGATAGTCCATTGTAACACTATAGTGCTAGGGATGGAATTAATATTGACTAGTGTTATTTGTTTCTGTCACTGTTTCATTCTGCAACTCCGTCTATAATTGTAaccaaaattttcatctcttcGCAATATCTTTGCATTACTTACAAGTCTTTTTTCTTGCTCGTCTTTCTCACAGTTATTTTCACTAATCAAGATTTATATTATCGTTTAACTGCTGCATATGTAattctgaaacaaaaagaattaATGATAGAAAATGgtctgtttttttcttggcTGCTATTTGAAACATTAAATTCTCAGACGAACTTCGATAGATTATTACACTACAAGTATACAAATGATACCCCATCATAATCTTGTGCTCGAATCAAACATAGTTTCACGTTTTGGGAGGATATGAATCTCTAACTGGACTTGATTTCAGTAACTTAGTTCGCCTGTTGCATCACAAGTTTCTCATCATAAGAATTCATCGaactttcaaatatttactGTTCTCAATTTAATACTTGGCTttagtgaagaaaaaaaaaagaaaaagaaaatagaaaaagtgAATCACAACttttacacacatatatacctGTATTCATAGATAAATATTGAATCGGACAACCACTGTGCAGGTATCGTAATAGCTATCGTGTACGCACACCAATGAAATATTATATgaaggaagaaattaaagtAAAACACATTTTCAGATCAAGATGTAATCCGAAAATTAGtgcaataaatttcaaaaattcattagTGTAACTTAggaatctatttttttctcatagtCTCTTTACAGTTCgcaataaagaataaaaaatcagcACTTCTGATTTTGCCGCAACTAAGTGCAGTTCGCGTAATCAGCGAGGTAATAAGTAATTCGAAAGTATTGTCAGTCcatatttcacattttccaTGTTACATGactatacgtataacataaTTATCTTAATGTGAAGATTTTTTCTAGTATCGTGATCGTACAAACCTTTTCAGCTGCAATGcttcaacaaaaaaacaatagGCAATATTCAGCAGCAAATCTGAATTCTACTTCTCTCACTAATTGCCGTTAAGTTTATACTTCCGTCTAAAcgatcgaaagaaaaatattcgtcgAAAGAAGGCAATGaaggaaaatatatataaatacatttacaGAATTTGATAGTGTTATAAGATGATCCAAGGAAACATAATACACGTTTACATACTTTGGTTTGATTAACGTGTGCGAATTTGACTGATCTTTACTGTATCCATACCTCGTCTTAATTATCCTGTTCGTTTCGGAAAAAACGCAAAAACGAAAACACCTTGACCAATCAACGagtgaaatttaaaacttgtgACTAATTTCTCCATATCTCCCGTAtgtatagaaataataataatgatgatgataataataatataagtgTCCAATAATAATACTTCCTGGTGTCTAGGAATGcagaaaatattaaattacgtATGTAGGAGGCTCCAACCGTAGTTACAAAGAAATGAGAACAATACGTTGCAGGGGATGAAGGTAACAgcattgaagaaaaaaaaattattgataaaatgGAGAAACAAATAGCTACTCACACTGATATCGAGAATATATACACTGTCATTAACTCTGTAGTTCACTATGCGCAGCGacaatttcttatttctcatATATTTATTCCTTCCGTATATTAAACGTACGAAGTATGTTTCATGTACGATATTTCCGGATACACGAGTATGATTGTATATTTGTTGACAATACTGAGAACATGGTAAAGCACATTGTAAAAACCATTGAAATAAAGTTATTTAACACTACTGTAATAGCTGTTTGGCTATCATTACGTTATCGAGTCTTATAGATATTTATTTCTAGGTTTCGTAAAATTCCCTGGTGGGAAAAGTGCACCGTAATAGTCGTATAAGTTATTCGCTAAATTGTCGtaatttatctttattttggctaatttttttttcactttatacgattaatattttaaatatcatttggatattctaattattttctccATTCTTGTGACATCTTACTTAGAGGAGTTCTTTGTCTCCTGTCGTTCGTTAATTTCCTTATCgcaacaaattttattatccgTATCATCCAAACTAGGTCCACTTGCGTGAGTGTAGCGAAATATCGAACCGTCCTTCAGCTGCAAACCGTGTTGCAAATTTCTATGAGCTCGAGCTATGCGACTGTGTGAAGTACCGCTTCCAAAGACGCCTTCTTCCAATGCAATCATATCGATGAGGCAGgtgaaaattgtcaaattttcatgcGGCACCTTTGAATCAGAAacagtgtttgaaaattgacgaCTTTTAATCAATACAtttgattttcgattttccgtGGCGTTTAATTAACCacaaaaatgtcgaaaactgtGGTAAATGTTATGTTGTAGAATATATATCttatgaagaaaaatgtcCACGGTACCTCAAAGTAAAGAGACTTCGTATTTATGTTTACATCTTTAGTATCTTCTTTCTGGATTGATTGTTCGTTGAAATTATGACTATTCTCTGCCATTCTGACGCTTTTGAACGTCATTGCAATTTATTCATGCTGTCTGCACTATGTTCACTTTTTTATTCACGtgttcaagttttttttcccccacccCGTTTCTCTCAACAACATTGTTTACACCACCGTGAAACGTGAGAGTGTCTCAATATTATCGCGATGTGAGaaggttttgaaaaaaatatcagtattatattttttatcccaaTCCACTATGTATGGCATACATTTCGTGAAacgcaattattttcatttagaCGCGTCAAATTGATGATCGATAATCGCCGTTGTAGGAAATACTTGACAGCGAATTtaaattcgaataataatataaccgGGGCTCATATCTAACCGAACTTTATTATGATACCGTTCTACACGAGATTTACTTTATAATATAGTCGGGATTTTCATACACTTTGGGAAGaaacgtataatattcattgTCAGTACTATAATACAttacttaaaaatattttatagttATAAATTGGAAATTGCAGTAGAGAGTTGTTACTTCCTTACATGCAAAATAACTTACGATCGAGTCGATTTGTATCATTGCTACATCGGCAATTTCTGCAGTTATATGGGACCTGTACCTAAGAGATTCTAATTTTTGGCACCGGTCATTTTACTTTTGTGACTATAGCCAGCTGGGTGAGTGTCACGCTTGCAACTTATATAATACCATAAATACTGTGCGgtgggtaatttttttcctgctgATATTCTTCAATGCAGTGCCTTTAACAGATCTTTAGCAGATTTTTCAATCTGATTTTCACAACCGTAGCATGAAGATCTGTAATCACTTGTTTGAATGTAAATCATAGGAGTGGAGAATTAATATCTAAACCCTGCAGAAGTATGTCGCATTggggtggtccttatttagggTGTTGGCGAACTTTTTCCATGCCATCCCCCAAATCGATTCTAAATGATTCAAAAGCAATTCTCTAATTTATTCAGatctttatttcaattctttgtATCGTCCCTAAGAGCTAATTGTACTTGACAAATCCCCGTTTTATCGAAATATTTCCCATGAAAATTTCcggaaaggaaaaataaagtgTAAAGTGACGATAAAATCCCGTGTTATTCTTACGGCGGAACAAAACCCTCGTGGGACAGCATAAGGAGTAGagatataaatatgaaaaatttagagagttgtttttaaatcatttaGAGTCGGTTTGGGAGGCGGTAAGGAAAAAACTGGTTGACATCCTGAATAAGGACCCCCCTAATCTCGCATGTATCCTTTTGGATCAGTCTTGGCTATAAGGCTCTTTAAGGCCGGTCACTTTTTAGAGTCTGTGTCCATCAAGTCCCCGGGAAGTCAGCTCAAAACTTTTCGCTCGCAATAGCGAGAGGGCCGACGGCGCCGGGTTTGAAGGCCGGCTGGTGATGAGGGGTCGTCGAATTCGAGGGAGTTCCACCGCCCCTCTGCATCTGGGCGGTTTCGTAAAGCGTTTTCTGCATCACGGCGAGGGATACTTTGTTCGCTGAGAAAAAATCCTTCATGGAAATCAGCTCGCCGGACAACCGTCTGGGGGTCTCCGAAGAGTCAGGTTCCCCGGCCGAGCTGTGCATCGAGTCCCTGGCGCCGATTTTCGTCGGCCTTCGTCGGGCGCAGTAGACGGCAGAGACGGAAGATCGCCTCCTGGGAAGACGGGGTGCGGCCATTCCGCCCCCGTCGCATCGCAGCCTCTCTATCACCCAGTTGAGCCCCTGTTTTATCACGATCGAGGTGACGTTGAGCAGCGAGTAAATGCAGCAGCACCCTGTCACCAGGAAGAAGAAGTTCGCCAGCCGGTACCAGTGCACCAACGGATAGTTCGGCTGCTGGGTCGTCACGAAATCGCCGAAGCCGATGGTCGCGAAGCTCACGAAGCAGAAGTACAAAGCCTCGAAGTAACTCCAGCCTTCCAGAGGCGCGTACACCGCCGCTGCGCAACAAGCAATCCCGCACGAGGCCAGCGACAAGTACAGCATCACCCAGTAGACGCTCGGCTTCCAGTGCTCCAGACccacgtcgtcgtcgtcgtcgtccagGATGTCGGGAAGCGAAGCTCTCGCCCGGGTCGAGCCTCGCGATATTCGTCTCGAGGCGAGCGTAGTTTTTCGCAGACGTTTCTTCAGCCGTCGCAAGTGGATGCTGCGCAGCACCCAGGCCAGGAAGGTGATTATCCTCTCCAGGAAGAGGTTGAAGAACAGGATACCACCTGGCAGGGTGATATTTTGAGTAAGAGTGACAAGTTTGCGACCACGGTTTAACGCtggttttccttttttatctGGAGACAAGTTTGGAAGACAGTCAGTCAAGTGTCTGCGGATCAGCGGagcgcaatttttttaactattaCCGTTTCAGTGACTTCGAATATTCTTTACCCTCGTTCGGTTTTAGATGCGAATAATCAAAGAACAAGCCGACATTTTCAGACCAAAAATTGACGGTGAACTTATGGGGGGTGCGATACATATATTCCCCACGTCTTACCGGAACAGCCCAAGAATCCGTAGAGAACAACGGCGACGCGTCCAGCGGTCGTCTGAGGGGCGGTGCTGCCGTATCCTGTAAAGGAGATGGTTAAATATGGGTCAGTCGAGGCGACGAGATAATTTAAAACGCTTATCTCGCCGAGTGGAGTTCTCCGCAATACACGATCGCGCGACATTCTCTTGATTTCGTTGTGTGCCCGGAAAGCCGCGAAGAATAGAAGCTAAGGAGACGCGGAATGAGCGGGTGTATTTGTGAGCGTGCAATTGCGGGCCGAGGATGGAGGCATATTAGCATCTCGGAATCTACCCTCCTACATTCCCACGTATCGCGGGTCGCCGACCTGACGGACCTTTCTTGCCGTCATTATAAGtcgattataaattatattcttCAGCAGGAAACTGAAAATACGCATGCGGCCGGAGgatgaagataaaaattacagaaaatccACCAGGTGGATATAggcgtgcgtgtgtgtgtgttaataataattaaatttcggaTATTCGGTGAAATTAAGTAGGTGAGATTAGGGGGCTTATCAATGATAATATTTCTCGCCTCATCGCAAAACGAAAGGCTTGTAAAGATTGATTCTGAGGAATAATCGTTTGCTTAATAGACAAACTAGTTATTACTAATTCGCTTGAACTGGAAATTTGAGTTTCATGCGTACGATTAATTTCGATTTCTTTCTCTAATTGTCGAACAAAAAAAGTCTGCGGTACATTTAGCGAAGAGTAAAGTATTTGAATATCGTtcgattaataaaaaaaaaaatgtcattcgTTCAATTCAGTGGAACACGCTTTGTGATTTTTACTAAATTATTgaagaatgatttttaacaatcTTTGTGAAACTTCGAATGAACTAAGAACAAGATTAATGACGAAATTTTTAACGCTCTGATTATATTTAATAACAAAGTGATCGTGTGGGAAGACGAaagtgttaatttttttcgaaattcttacTACGACacttctcaaattttcaaacctaaTACTTTCACACTTTgttcaatgatttttcaacattttgcAAAGTAAAATATTACTCCGATACTGTAATATCCTACGTTCGAAAACTCGTCTTAAGCCTACCAATttaaagattaaaaaattccacaaCCCAATTCTCCCATTCAAGGAGTGGTGATAAATGAGTCGACAAGAATTAATACATTCCGATTTCTCACCGATCGTCGAGACGATGGTTCCAACGAAGTGAAAACTTCCCGGAAAGTCCCAGCGTCGCCGTTTGTTGATAATGCCGGCTGACGAAGCGTTTCCGTAGGCGGATAGAAGTTCGTGTAACCGGTGAACGGCTTCAGATCCTGGCTGAAGGTGTTGTTTTCGAAAGTTGTGATAGACGCGCCAAAATTCGGCAGCCTGAAGATGACGAGTTGATTCggtaaacaaagaaagaagatatataatagaaatattatatacatatatgtatgaacCGTTGTAAACACGTTGCAGGTTGATTGGCGTTTTGTTGCTGTAATTCTTCCCATAACATTTCTCAATCCCCGATCCATTACCCCGACGGTTATTTATATACAGGTATAGTACACAAGTGTATATCACGCATGTTGTACTTATTTACATTCGCGTCCAGAAGTATACAGCCCTGCATGATTACGTCAGGGATTTTTATCTCCTCGCAAAGAATCGGAGCAGCTCGATTTACGATGCCAAGTCACTGGCGCCAAGTTTTTCTCACCGCATTTTCGGTAACCGTTTGAACCTTAATCATAATCTATCATGCCTCGTGTGGAATTCATGTCACGTTTCATCGCCGTAAACAAACTCTGAGATCCTTCTGACATACGCGAGGTCGTACACGATTGAACCAAATCGCATGATTGCAAAATTTCGCTTTGTACCACCGAGTGAGCCGAGTATCCGTGAAACAAGAAATCGACGATGAGCTTATGACGTGTGAATAATTGTTGAAAGGCAGAAAAATAGTAGATAGTGAGTATAGGACGCGTTTTCGAGAGGAAGTGAGGAGAAGACAAACTTCCATGTGGCGTAAGGGTTACATGTGCAAAATTTCGCAACGTCAAATTTCGCGTGCATTCGAATACAGGGGAGCGAAAAAAACGAGGTAATAAATGCTTCACTCCGATTTTGGGACGCGGTACGAAACGTTTTAGGAAAGTGTCCCACCTGTCGAACTTCGAGGTCAGCTTCCAGCCGTTGAAAAAGAGCGGCACCGGCGAGCATGTAGGCGGCCAGGACGCCGGCTAGCAGGACGAACCTTGCGTTGTCCTCCGCGAGGCCTCCGCACATGCACATCCCCGATGACTCTCATCGCTCTGCCCTGAGCGGACGAATCGCATCCCCTCTCCGCGTTTTTTTCCTCCACGTGCACAACGACGGCCACCGTTGAACCGGAAACGCGCAAACTCCAGATCTCGTCAGCGATGTAAAGACGTTCACCAAGCACCTATCTTCTAGGTGGTATGCGGGGCGAAGAGCTCTCTCTGCggacaaagagagagagagagagagagagagagagagagagatagagatgTTTAGTAGATATAACAATCGGTTCATCAGTTGAACTAAAATAGATGTAGGTTGAAGGATGGATGTCGAGGGCTTGGATCGTGTTATAGACGCCCACTGTATCAATCGGAACGAGAACGTGTCAGAGATTAATGAAATTCTTCAATCAGATAACTGATCGTTATATTCGACAAATCGGATTCTGCACTTCGCTCAAACCTGGCACGTTGAACGCGGATGTCGTTTATATCGGATAGGCGACATCACGTTTCGCATTGAGATCAAAATACATGGTACAtgtttgtgtatatatatttgctTCTACTTTTGACTTTGTAGATTTATCTGCTGATATCCCGAGGATTGCATTCGAAGAATTGGCATACCTGTAAGATTTATTGCCGTTACCATATTCGCAAAGCCGTTTTAGAGATCGTAAGTACGAAAGTGGAGAAGCGTCTCAcgtgaaatttgttcaaattccAGGTCGCGACGAATGCAAagtaaaatctaaaaatatggCTGTATTAAAAGAAACTGCAAATCAacggatttgaattttttcaaatcgcagGTTACcacgcgaaaaaaaaaatttattcaaaccgGAATGCAATTGTGCTATTGTAGTCTATGAACCAGCAATATCGATCACAGCTAATCGTGacccaaatttgaaaatgtttccaATCACATATTAGATGCtcataatttaataatttttacgcaAATGCCACCTTCAAGTACTAGAATAtacgtacgtaggtataatacacaTTTGCGGTTCACGATCAATTGCCAGACAGTATTCAGTTTGCGTGGGTGCTGATTAGGTACACAAGGTATACCCATTGTCAGTATATGCGTACGGATGTGTGTACAATGAACCTGCAGAGTCCGTGAGAACGACAAGAACCTTATTATAACGCTGCTGTGTAACCGACGATTAGAGGCTTGgaatacattatacagaaCGGGTAGCGGATCGTCACAGATCATTATAATGTACTTCTCTGACTCGTTGTACCTGATATTTCACACGTACTTAGCCACGGACTcgtgttaaatttttcttgacTGCAGATTATTGCGGGACTTGAAGAAGATAGACCGAGGACGGATTTGCAGGATATATAGTTTGCGAAATATTTCCCCATGTGAatgagagtgaaaaataaaactgtggataaaaaaatgttaatttatAGACCGTATATGACGAGCCGACCGATGTGCGATGCTTTTGGCGTTGCCAAAAAGGGTGTAGTTTTCTAGGGCAATCTCGGGGGGCTGTCATTGAAAGTCTGGGATCCTTTGAGCcgttaaaaatagaaatagatCTTCGTTTGCGGGCATTGAGCGCGTGTCCTCGTCCGcgagagaagaagaagcgaaAAAGAAGCGGAAGAAAAACACGAgtgaatagaaaaagaagaggaaaaataaaacgacagTTTTAGAGCCGCTGGGAAAAGTAAACGTTGGGTTAGATAAAGGAGATAATTAGCCGGTGGAATGAAAAGTGCGACCGAAATGTCACGGCGTTGCAATGcgtcaaaaataattccccCTCCTTTGCTCGCAGCTCGTGTCTTACGTGCTGTCGCAGCTATtatcgttttattatttttcttttcattttgcttctctttttcttccaaatTTAACACCAAAAATAGCACAGACGTGTGGCGTGTCTTGAAAGATATAGTCATTTAAGTTACACCGCTGCATCCATCGCTCACATGCACAGATATTACAATACTGtgttagatttttttaactcccttatttttgatatttttaaagcAAATCAAGAAGGgcattaaataaaataaatatacgcaCCAATCTCGGATTATTCtcttctttgaaatttttttttaaaccgatATCAAAATCGGAACAATTATCCCGAATATACGTGCGAAGAGTATAAGTTGAATCACGCTGTATAAAAGTAATTTCTACGtgactgcaaaaaaaaaagaacacaagCAACTCATCAAAATTGCTTAGCATTCAATTTTTCGTGCACTGACTTGGAAAGCGTTATCCAATTATGCATGGAGAAAGTTCGATCAGCGGTAACCgcgaattaaaataattacagtAAAACCCACAGGTAAATATGGGTATACAGGTGTATACGTAAATATCACTTTGATAACAATGATTACGAATTTCTCTTTCGATTCCATCACGTACAATGCAAACAATGCAATTGGTTTACTTCTATTGTATTACCGAAAGTTTCTAGATTCGTTTAGAAACATGGATAAAAAGAAGACTCTAACTTTTCTCCGGAACGTTATTTCAATCAATGTCGTGCACGCAACGTAGATCCAACAGTTTACTAAAAAAATCATCCGGCTACGGAGGACGATGATTTGAAACATACCGTTTCAACGTTTATTACCCGTTTGAATTTCCGTCGAAATTACCTTTTCTGCGGTATCAAAGTTTTATCGACTACAATAAGAGTTGATCGCGGTTTCTCCTTCGACGTTTTGTCTATAATACCAGTCTATTACTTTACTGATTGACGACTGAATAATGTTTTCGGATGCACTGCCGAGCGAGGCGTTAAACACCAAACATACATATTCCACATAAATGTTCCTAACCCGAAAGCAAAATCCACTCGAGCATTTAGGTTCTTACTGTATGTTTTTTCTTGGGTTTccagtgtaaaaaatatcgatatcgCATTTTTCAGGACAAACTATGATTAAATTTAATATGAATGATCCTATTGTCGGACTataaattagaatttttttttcatcttcaaatACACATAACAATGtgtaaacgaaaaaaaatgtctcaaaCACGAAAAATTCCATGTATTAATTTGCTCGGTTTATAACTTTCAACAAATTTGATTAA from Neodiprion virginianus isolate iyNeoVirg1 chromosome 3, iyNeoVirg1.1, whole genome shotgun sequence encodes the following:
- the LOC124300273 gene encoding PR domain zinc finger protein 10-like isoform X1 yields the protein MDPGGPPEGAPSDPLDIPGIDKVVDVTENWHSEHNTSPPISDQPRKVNNNRLLFLTVEYVEDNSKDYSRIFPTYEQVPFSPQASSPLSDFEHRVSPLDPNMSSAARYSPTPVQLPPSPFHNSVVVLQGPSSPLISTSDQNVRPTINYVTQLADQSATQTVVQADTASDFVVAGNDEGLDAGVSGELILMQGAAPELESSTAPLMLTGIPSADFALARDFLVTHEEQLNAMSGYKNQNLDIEETKIAHLEVKVGDDSQLAMHPQESPIGPVLPDFNKDNVLKTSADQKGVRRSKRQISDKKALWCKKCDVGFVDADNCTLHNVQTIADQPVPSRARATLPGSYLTINKLPTSSTVQGGPVYGVFAKRNIPRRTQFGPIEGILCTYDGIIPQNTLPLLYQTDDGEFLKIDVSDENASNWMRFVRPASTYKEQNLVISQQGEGIVFLTVRNILPKEELKAGPSIEYASSRNLSILIPDSKDEIELNNERNPWPCFECNQRFLTSEKLQKHLNVHDGPRIDVKPRNKCKKIHTSSKKLFKIVDGQTVLYTCPYCSKVFPRSYSLKRHLLIHPGAKAPRYECQICSENFLHPYNRSRHIKIFHSGNSNEKENKKQNMSEWKCLNCNLIFAKAVLLDLHTLIHNPNNVKNERHPTSCPQCGSEFEKQNELIKHVAEHGRQQAQNTTKQTPLAAYKCSMCYKRFATKVRLQQHSLVHGADDKKPLPCNVCLKRFMNNSALSCHLKTHREDKQIFECPMCRQSFDQVLMLKDHIETHRTEDGIFNCPHCPKSFTKYSVIRKHIRAHHCERKHKCQFCAKRFPTLDKLRMHLLRHSDHREFHCANCDKQFKRKDKLKEHMTRMHNAERESQQQMAQGQQAKKFVPKPNYILSQVNPTDYNRFVYKCHQCLVGFKRRGMLVNHLAKRHPDVPPESVPELNLPILRQTRDYYCQYCEKVYKSSSKRKAHIVKNHPGAALPPSNRRKESDAPGVPNPTFSQTVGSITTTPQGCQWCHKQYASKAKLLQHQRKKHPTLMEPAFQVPRPRNRHTQSQNLDSTITDNNFLMSDYIQAYDIDTDFLKPKVIKLVEGVDLIGNGLDMVGQQFLRMRDIR
- the LOC124300273 gene encoding PR domain zinc finger protein 10-like isoform X2, which encodes MDPGGPPEGAPSDPLDIPGIDKVVDVTENWHSEHNTSPPISDQPRKVNNNRLLFLTVEYVEDNSKDYSRIFPTYEQVPFSPQASSPLSDFEHRVSPLDPNMSSAARYSPTPVQLPPSPFHNSVVVLQGPSSPLISTSDQNVRPTINYVTQLADQSATQTVVQADTASDFVVAGNDEGLDAGVSGELILMQGAAPELESSTAPLMLTGIPSADFALARDFLVTHEEQLNAMSGYKNQNLDIEETKIAHLEVKVGDDSQLAMHPQESPIGPVLPDFNKDNVLKTSADQKGVRRSKRQISDKKALWCKKCDVGFVDADNCTLHNVQTIADQPVPSRARATLPGSYLTINKLPTSSTVQGGPVYGVFAKRNIPRRTQFGPIEGILCTYDGIIPQNTLPLLYQTDDGEFLKIDVSDENASNWMRFVRPASTYKEQNLVISQQGEGIVFLTVRNILPKEELKAGPSIEYASSRNLSILIPDSKDEIELNNERNPWPCFECNQRFLTSEKLQKHLNVHDGPRIDVKPRNKCKKIHTSSKKLFKIVDGQTVLYTCPYCSKVFPRSYSLKRHLLIHPGAKAPRYECQICSENFLHPYNRSRHIKIFHSGNSNEKENKKQNMSEWKCLNCNLIFAKAVLLDLHTLIHNPNNVKNERHPTSCPQCGSEFEKQNELIKHVAEHGRQQAQNTTKQTPLAAYKCSMCYKRFATKVRLQQHSLVHGADDKKPLPCNVCLKRFMNNSALSCHLKTHREDKQIFECPMCRQSFDQVLMLKDHIETHRTEDGIFNCPHCPKSFTKYSVIRKHIRAHHCERKHKCQFCAKRFPTLDKLRMHLLRHSDHREFHCANCDKQFKRKDKLKEHMTRMHNAERESQQQMAQGQQAKKFVPKVNPTDYNRFVYKCHQCLVGFKRRGMLVNHLAKRHPDVPPESVPELNLPILRQTRDYYCQYCEKVYKSSSKRKAHIVKNHPGAALPPSNRRKESDAPGVPNPTFSQTVGSITTTPQGCQWCHKQYASKAKLLQHQRKKHPTLMEPAFQVPRPRNRHTQSQNLDSTITDNNFLMSDYIQAYDIDTDFLKPKVIKLVEGVDLIGNGLDMVGQQFLRMRDIR